The Trichoderma breve strain T069 chromosome 2, whole genome shotgun sequence DNA segment ACAGAGAATGCCGAGATGCAAAGTGTAGGTGTGGCCGATGACTAAGCCGCCTTGTTGTAGCTGGTACCAGACATCTAATTGTCTCAGCATGTGCCAAGCCAAGATGGTGAGAGGAATGGCTTCACTATTATTACCCACGTAGGTAGTGCCAGAAATGGCTAAAAGAGGGATGGAGAAGGGCCTATAGGCCAGGTACACTGATCATCTCAAGCTAAACTGCCGTTGAAAGATCAGTGCATTGAACATCAAGCCTCTCGTCAACACCATTCACCAATCATAAGAGAGCCAAATATCAACGTCTTTTAACATGCTTCATCTAGCCGTATAAATATATAACAACATCTTGCCCAACccacatcacatcacatcatccCCCTGCGCACACTCACACTCATCGCGGTCcgagcttctccagagcCCGCACTCCCTGCTCCTCCCACTCGGCTTTGGTCACCCACATGGCCTCGTTCTCCGCCATAATGTTGGCCAACACGGCTCCTCCCAGGAACACCATGTGTCTTCTCCGGGGAGGGTCCTCTATGCGCACCTTGAACTTGCTCAAGCGTTCGGGGTTGCCCTGGAGCGCTCGCGTCAGCCacagctgcttcagctccttctccagtCGTGACGGGAGACCCGGGTacatgctgctgcctccAGACAGCACAATTGCCTTGAACAGCGACGCTCGAATGTCCACGTCGGCCGACTGGATTGTGTTGAATAGGAACTCGCCCAGTCCGGGAGACTCATTGTCCACCAGGTGAGGCTGGAACAGACACTCGGGAGCCTCGAATCGCTCGCTTCCCACGCGGATGACTCGGCCGTCAGGAAGGGTGTAGTCCTCGACCAGCACGGTTGTGTCTTCGCTCAGACGCTTGTCAAGCTCCAGGTCGTATGAAACGTAGcagagcttctccttgatctggCGGACCGTCTCGAAGTCGGCAGTTCGGTTGAGCGCGTAGCCTCGGCGCAGGAGCAGCTTGATCAGGTTGCGGGTGACATCTCGACCGGCGACATCCAACCGCTTGGTAAGGTGATTCAGCACGACGGATTCGTAGACGGGGACAATGTGGGTGACACCGTCACCGGAGTCGACGACAACACCCGAGCTCAGACCTGCGCAGTTTCACCGTCATGTCAGTCCGCCGCACAACACAAGACCGGTGACAAACAACTTTGGAGAGGGGAACAATGGGAAGATGAAATCATCATGTACCTTGTGCGTATAATGCCAGCACGGCCTGGATGGCAACATAgacgccgccaaagccatATCTGTCAAACATGACCTCGCACATCTTCTCTCGGTTCTTTAGGGGATTCATCGGCGGCTCGGTCAGCAGGATCTTCTGGCCCTGCGGGTTGATCTGGAGCTTCTCGAAGAAGGTGTAGTCCCAGAGGTGCTGCATGTCCTCCCAGTTCTTGACAATTCCGTTTTCCATGGGGTAGCTGATCTGCAGCATCGTCCGGGCCGCGGCCGCGTCGTCACCGCACATgatgtccttgatgatgacatcgtTGTCTGTCCGCTCCTCGGAACGCAGGATGGGTCGGCCGACAATGGACGGGTACTGGTGCTCGGGGAAGTTTTGGGCGGCGTATCCGACCTTGAGGAATCCGGTTCCGCCGTCGAGAACTGCAAGACAATGTCACATTAGTATAGAGTAAGGGAGAGGAGCGAGGGATTCCTCCATGTGCTCAGGAGGAGAGTAGGGGGAAGCTCGGCAGCAAGCTCCAGCCACGGCAGACGCAGCTCCAGGGCAGCTCCGGGGGCTTCAGAGGAGGGTTTCAGGGCATTTCCACGTACCGATGGGAGGGACCatgttggcgatgggatCAATTCGGGCGTTGGGCGAAGCTGAGGTTTCGggtgaggagctggaagctGGAGGCTGGCACGAGTGTGGAGGCGTCGTCAGTCCGTTCGTGTCTACCGACTAAATGACAGTTGAGCCACATGGTGGGGGGCTTCAGAAGGCTCTCAGAGGGTCGATTGTCGTCAGAGGCGGGCGTTGCGGGCGTCACGTGATACCCCGCAGCGCTATCAACTGCTATCGCCCGTCTATTtacagcatcaccatccacTGAAGCTTTAACTTCACATTATTTTTCTATGGATGCCTGTTGATCCCATTGTTTTCTGTTCATCTTGATTCTCTCATCTGATCCATTCAAATAAATCAATTCTTTACCTTTTGCCTTTATATCATCAACGAatttcttcgccttcttcttctctctttcactCGCTCACAGCTacaacagcaacaatgcCTCCTCCACTCACCAGCAAtatcaacatcctcctcctcaatccCAATTCTTCTCGTGCCATGACAAAGACCATGGAATCAGCCGCCAACTTAATAgcaactcttcttccagtaATTTCGCCAACCCATCCACCGTAGTCCACCAAGCTGACTCTGTCGAGTCCGTATCCATCAGCACATACACGGCCCCTgagccatctccagccagcatcgacaatgatgagcaCATACAGGCTAGCGTTGAAGCCGTTGCAAACGACTCAGAGTTCAAAGCCGAGGGCTACGATGCCGTGCTTGTTGCCTGCTTCAGTCTTCACCCTCTCGTCAAGCAGCTTGCTCATTCTCTGAAACCTACTCCTGTAATTGGAATTTTCGAAGCCAGCATTCTGACAAGTCTTTCTCTTGTTCCTCTTGTtgaacaagagcagcagcaatgggGCATCGTAACAACGGGGGCCTTTTGGGAGGCGCACCTCTCCAATGGTGTTGCCGCCTTTCTGGGTCAACCACTGTCTCAGAGCATCAGTGATCACAGATTCGCCGGTGTCTACTCTACCGGCCTCAACGCAGGTGACTTTCACACAATCTCACAGGAGCAAATCAACGTGCGCCTCAGAGAAGCTACCAAGCGGCTGCTCTCCTCGGGAAACGTCACCTGTGTCGTCATGGGCTGCGGTGGCATGGGAGGCTTGCAAGACATGATTCGCGACATCATCGTCCAAGAATACGGCCgggacaaggccaaggacgtATCCATTGTAGATGGCGTCCAGGCCGGTGTGTTACAGCTACAGCAGACGGTGCTTAGCCGGCGAGTCTTTGGCGTCAAATAGGACAGCTCCTGTACGACTTGAGCGCAATGACACACACCCTGTTGTTCCCACGACCTGACTTGGTGTCTTCTATCCTCTTGtctctgcttttctttgtgGACATTGCGGTGTGAAAGCGTTCCATCAGATACCAACATTCTTGACGAtgcttggccagctcgtcTCTGTGTACAACGTCTAGACGCATGCATATTAGatatgcatcttcatcatttaTCACCTCCATTCCCGTTCCTTGGCTGAACAGCACCGTTCCTCGGCCGAATAGCAAAcaacatatatatataatgtACTCACAACATGCCGTGTCAAACACTCGCTCCAATCATGCCCACAGACTGGCTGTGCTTCTCAAGCACAGCATCGTCAACTCTATTCTTACCCTTAGCACCTGGCTAGTACTTGGGTGTCTCTCAAAGTTCTTGGACTGTCCCATCCTTTCCAAGGTACTGCCACGGCGTAACTTCACCTTGTTGTATCATCTTCACACCCTCATACAGCATCCAGCTATGCCTTGCCTCCAGTCCTCCCGGCGATATCAGATGCAACTATCCCTTGCCATTCTAGCTgcaccaccaaaaaaacGACAAGAACCCAAAGAGCCAGAGAAGGGGGGCAGAGAGGTGGTCTCCATGTTACCCCCCTCCATGTCGTCGCATCATTGCACAGCTTCTCATAAGGTACAGGGTTTCTTTGACACCTCGCATCCTGCTGTTGGATTTCATGCTGGGCAATCCTCCCCTTTATATAGACACGTCCCCCCTCTtgctctggctgctgcccCCTCTTTCAATCGAGACAGTGGGAAGAAAGGCTCACGGCAAGCGACTTGATCTTCCAAAGAAATTGCAGCAACCCCAAGGAAGTGAAACAGATGGTGCTCTTGACGGCGCATGCCGTGTGACGGGTCGTGAGCGTGGGTAACCATGCCCTCATGTCTTGCTTTTAGAATCATCCGTCATCCCAAGCAGTTTTGGGATATTTTCATTGGTCATCTTACGACTTGCGTATGAAATGAAATACTGTTTGTATTATGTCTAAGTACATCCCGTAAAAAAGAACCATTTCCCCCGTTATCTGCCATTTGTATACGGCTTCTCCCTCGTGCTCTTCATGGTACCTCTGGCTACGGCCAGAAGGAAGTCCACGAAGTGTCACTATGGCCATTGCATTACAtccctcttccctttttccgAGACCAAAAAATGtaagaaacaaaaacagaaaTACAGCAAAACAAAATCGATAACCATACCATACACATACCAACCTAATGAAGAGTAAAGAGAAGAGTCAGACCCCGGATACCACCAATTTCTTCCAGACTAATCCTCCGTCCTTCTGCGAAgcttttgtgttttcttttccgaTTTCATGATAAAGCGGTCCAACTCGTGATAGAAGATCCGAAGAAGTAAACAATAAGGAAAAGTGGTGAAATTTGCCGAGGCAGAATTAGTCAAAGCACAAATAGAGTCTCAAACATGACAAATGAAAGACAACAGCGACAAAAAGAACTAGAGGAATACGAGACGCAGCAAGAGAAGGCGAGTGTACCcgagcaaagacaaaaggcaaaaggaagaaagtaTTCAGCCGTGATTAGAGTGAGAAAAGGATCACAGAAGCGAAGTTCCGCATCTGGTGGCGTATCTGCATATGCTGCGACCAAAACACTTGCGCGAGCCAAACGGGCCAATGAAGTCCACCGCCAGAGACGCAATGCAACCGATCTTGACTAGAAAATTGCcgagagggaggggagggcagagaagcagagataaaaaaaaaagaaataaatctTGGCGAGTAGGATGTTTTTCTGCCCATCCCCTGAACATTGTTTGGCTCTTCTATCGAGAGACACGAGGTGGCGTTGCGCCCTGTATGGATTTGGCGAGGAGGCTTGAAGTTTTGtgtttttcttgtttttcgTAATCCTCCTTTTTGGAATGTTTTTGGGATGAATCTGAAAGATGCCTTTGGAAAGTCGGCGAGAAAATCctggtgatggctttggaAGGGAAACCGTTCTCACAACGCAGATCTGGTCAATGGGAGGACTGAGTTTAGTGAGAATtaagagaaaaagcaaacagcTAAAGAAAACCACACAAAGCAAACGAAATAGTACATGATAAAAACCCCTTCATGGGGTAATGCGGTAGTGGGAGCACAGCCCCTTTTGCAAAGACGTCGTAGAAACTCATCTGTTCGTCCACTTTTACGTCCGTATGCCAGCCTTGCGGTCGTTTTCATCGCCACCCATCGAATAACCCGagtggccatggctgctcgcCATGCTGTAGCCTCCGAGATTGCCGGTGTACGTGCTGGCATAGCGCCTAGTTGTGTCAATGTACTTGTACTGCATCTCAGGGGCCGTCATGCGCGGCGGCTCTTCAGACGGCGCCATGATTGCGTCGAGAGACGGGTTTGCAGATGTCGTGTACTCGCTGCGGAGGTGCGAGTTTGTTGTGGTGGGAGTGGGATACGAGGACAGAGGCGAGTTCTCGAAGCTGGTGTATGTGGTTGCTGCCTCGgagagagcagcaggagagGAGCTGCCGGTGGAAGATTGGGATGTCTTGCTGTAGGCTGAAGAGATGGACTCTGCTCGATAgggaggctgctgaggagcGCTAGTCATGGGCCGCGAAGAAGGCGTGGGTAGAAGTCTCTCGCTGGGGAGGGAGGCGATGCCATGGTAGGCAAAACCAGTGTTTGTCTCGGGTACGGGAGCAGGCCGATGTACCATCGTTGTTGCTGCGGCAGCTGAAGGACCAGCAGGATAGCCATAAGCAGTCTCTGGTTCGATATACAAGGGCGTGCTGCCTCCAGAGGGTTTGTTCGAAGGGGGATTAGAGCCCATTCGATAGCCCACCATGTAGGCAGCATCATGTTGCGGCGGGTACGACTGCTGATACACCGAATAATCGATACTGTTGTCGTCGGTGTATCCGTTGGACCATCCTGACAAGGGATAATACTTGTTGCCGTAGGCGTAGCTAGAGGCAGAGCCGTTCATATACGGCAGGGCCTCGCCGCTGGGCATGCTCATGGGCTCTGGATATGGCGATGGCAGGGGAGTTGTTGGGATGGGGGGCACGACTGAGGATCCTCGGGCTTGGAAGTTACGAGCAACTTCGAGGCTGTAGGTGAACTGCTCGTTCTTGAGATGGGTCTCGTGAGAAGATACCTGAGTTGGGGGAAAGAAGGTGGTTAACCATGTGGTGAATCAGTACAGACaagagccatcatcatcttaCCCGGAGAAACTGGCATGGCTCGAAGCCAGCATTCTTGCAGTTGAGGCACGGCTGGCCATTTCCACTGTCTCCCGTGCATCGAATCTTTCTTTTGCGGCATCGCATGCACTGTTGTCCACATCAAGTCAGCAATCTTGTCCCTGTGTGTATCTCAGGGATGAGAAGGGAAGATTGGGGAAGATCAGCTTACCGCAACAGCGATTCTCTTCCGTTGAGGGTTCGACTCTTCGGTCGACTCCCGGTCACTCATCATGCTGCCTCGAGAGTCACTGTGGTAAGAGTTGGATCTGCGGTCCGCGTACGGCGTTCCGTAGGGAGAGATGCCGCCACGAGGAGAAGAGTACCTTGTGTGGTTGGAGGAGTGGGTGCTTGAAGAACCCATGATTGGAGGATCGAAAAAGAGGACAAGGCAGATACCTATGGGTGGCTTATACAGGTGGTGTGTGTGCCAAGTACCGTTTGACCTCTCGAGTCAAGTGTCCACTTTAAGATCGGATGAGCAAACGCGCGAGGCTCTCGATACAATCTTGTTGGCAGAGGGACACTGCTCTGGCCGTTTGATAGCAACAGatagagagaaagagagagagaaagagagagacgggaaACGACGGGTCTGACGTCTTGTGCTCACTTGGGCCTCAACAGTGACTCGGTGATGCTGGTTGGTaccaagacaaagaggcaGAGTGTAAAGGCTGTGCCTATAGTTCTGTTTTGGTGGCGAATCAGGGGGTTCCGTTTGAGGCAAGGCAACTTGTAGAAGGCAGCCGGGTGTGAATGATTCGGCAAAGTAATATGAATGAGGCAATCTGGGgaaagataagaagaagaagaaaggcaaatgggaagaggatgaaagaaTCTAGAACAAGAGATCCGGGACGAAGGAGCTGTAGCTCAGGAATAGTTATACATGTTCGGTACGCGCCCGTCGTCTCCTCGATTCCCCAATTTTCCCGTTTTgcattttatttatttttaatcatttttctcatcttgtttgtttgcttgcaCCATTCCCGGCCTGGTCGTCCAATTATTTTCAtcctctgccttttccctgGACTGACACTCTCTTCCCACTCGGCCATCGCAGGCCActcaacaaaacaaaaacacagCTGCCAGAAAAAAGTCACCACGGCCGCATATGCTGCCGGTACACAGCAGTTGACAAGCTCGTCGACCTTGTCATCCCCCCCAGAATGCCCAAAGTCTCTCTTGTCAGGGCTACGCAAGGGAgtggagaagctgtgccATGATGGCAGGGAGTTGCGGAATCAAAGGCTTGGTGCAGATCTACACATCTGTACGTGGTTCGCTTTAACcctgttcttcttttgccgACAAAGCAACACACGTGGAGGAGGGACCCTCCTCATCGATCTCACCGGATTCTCGGGCCGGATACCTGTTGGCCCCCTTTGGCCCTGGCCGTTCTCTATCTCAGGGTGAATCTAGATTAGATTTCCCCTTGCAAACCGCATCCTGCACAACATTGATGTACAGGCTCTGGCCGTCCAACTCTTGTTTCTCGTTCTATTTCGAGGAGCCTTGTCTTCCCTGGTCTCTCTGGAATGGCCCTGTAAGCGGTCATGGTGATGGATCCAAGGTCAGTGCGTAGTATGCAAACTGTTTCTTTTCCGTCAGATACCTCGTCTACACACGACAACACTCTTACAGTCTATTCCAGGAATGGCAGAGCATGGAGCACATATCGAGCCTTATAATTTCTTTCAAGGATTCAGAGGATACGGGTTCACTGCTAATGTTCACTTGTTTCCATTCAGATGCCTATTCGCCAGTCTATTTTTGCTTCGACTTGTTTTACCatacaaaaaaagggcaGTGAAGTGACCTCATCATACACCGCGCAAATAATCCTGACCAGCCAGAGATACGCGCCTTCGCATTGCAAAACTGCAGGCCATCAAGGTCATCACGTATTGTTACAATAACGTAGCGGTCAGAGTAAATGAGATGCAAGTTATTCTCCTCTGTGCAACTCCGCATAGCAGCCTGCAGAAGGGCCCCCAAGCAAAGTCCCCCCCCAGCTCAACGTCGTACAAGGAGCCACCGACTTGTTTCCGCCCAAGGGACAAGTCACCCTACGCAgcgtacatgtaggtacatgtaccttgctACCTGGTACATTGGGAGCCTCCATCCGTGTGAAACTTGAGGCGAGAAACTAGAGTTGAACCAGGCACATGACGAACAGCAcacgaggaagacgagacATTGTCGAGAGGCGTGGTCCCTGTACCGGGCAAACGGGAAGGATTACTACCCCCAATCTGCTCTGTCACTCCTCACAGAAGCAATATATGGGGAGCACGCACGTGTTGCTCGGCAATTAAATGGGATATTGCAGTGTTGTTAGGTCATAACAACGGGAAACTGTTTCTTCCAGAAGGTCGCTAGGAGGAAAGGGGGCAAGGGAGGCGGCAGGGctagagatagagagagaggaagatggagagagatcAGTGAATCTTGTTCGAGAGGCGTGGACGCAGAGAGTCAATGTTTGATCGACATGGACGAGCTGCGCTGGTGTGTCTCTGATACTCGACACGAACCCGCAGAACAGAATGATCACACACAGACATACATGCATACGAGAAACGTCAACGAGTAGCAGTGGGTTTACtgattacatgtacaatAGTGCCAATGGCCAGCCTGTCTCTGTCCTCAAGGTGCATGTCGAGTATGGCAAAGCTGCATCCTTCGACACTGGCGTTTGGCGATGCTGTGGCTGCCGTATGAGCTGGCCAGCtgcctcccctcccccctttaCTTGTGAGTTCAAATCTGTCCGGGCACACGGCAGACACCTCCCAAC contains these protein-coding regions:
- a CDS encoding actin domain-containing protein, with the translated sequence MVPPIVLDGGTGFLKVGYAAQNFPEHQYPSIVGRPILRSEERTDNDVIIKDIMCGDDAAAARTMLQISYPMENGIVKNWEDMQHLWDYTFFEKLQINPQGQKILLTEPPMNPLKNREKMCEVMFDRYGFGGVYVAIQAVLALYAQGLSSGVVVDSGDGVTHIVPVYESVVLNHLTKRLDVAGRDVTRNLIKLLLRRGYALNRTADFETVRQIKEKLCYVSYDLELDKRLSEDTTVLVEDYTLPDGRVIRVGSERFEAPECLFQPHLVDNESPGLGEFLFNTIQSADVDIRASLFKAIVLSGGSSMYPGLPSRLEKELKQLWLTRALQGNPERLSKFKVRIEDPPRRRHMVFLGGAVLANIMAENEAMWVTKAEWEEQGVRALEKLGPR
- a CDS encoding asp/Glu/Hydantoin racemase domain-containing protein, translated to MPPPLTSNINILLLNPNSSRAMTKTMESAANLIATLLPVISPTHPPTYTAPEPSPASIDNDEHIQASVEAVANDSEFKAEGYDAVLVACFSLHPLVKQLAHSLKPTPVIGIFEASILTSLSLVPLVEQEQQQWGIVTTGAFWEAHLSNGVAAFLGQPLSQSISDHRFAGVYSTGLNAGDFHTISQEQINVRLREATKRLLSSGNVTCVVMGCGGMGGLQDMIRDIIVQEYGRDKAKDVSIVDGVQAGVLQLQQTVLSRRVFGVK
- a CDS encoding fungal zn(2)-Cys(6) binuclear cluster domain-containing protein — encoded protein: MGSSSTHSSNHTRYSSPRGGISPYGTPYADRRSNSYHSDSRGSMMSDRESTEESNPQRKRIAVACMRCRKRKIRCTGDSGNGQPCLNCKNAGFEPCQFLRVSSHETHLKNEQFTYSLEVARNFQARGSSVVPPIPTTPLPSPYPEPMSMPSGEALPYMNGSASSYAYGNKYYPLSGWSNGYTDDNSIDYSVYQQSYPPQHDAAYMVGYRMGSNPPSNKPSGGSTPLYIEPETAYGYPAGPSAAAATTMVHRPAPVPETNTGFAYHGIASLPSERLLPTPSSRPMTSAPQQPPYRAESISSAYSKTSQSSTGSSSPAALSEAATTYTSFENSPLSSYPTPTTTNSHLRSEYTTSANPSLDAIMAPSEEPPRMTAPEMQYKYIDTTRRYASTYTGNLGGYSMASSHGHSGYSMGGDENDRKAGIRT